A stretch of the Candidatus Eisenbacteria bacterium genome encodes the following:
- a CDS encoding cyclic nucleotide-binding domain-containing protein translates to MPSEKELLLMGFSDQDRREFLAIGREKEFHLNEVIIRENTPGLEMYIIEDGEVSLWLDDANLGTLKEGDTLGASVIVLQHPRTARVVAEGYVRVREYERSQVMAYFRRKPPVLFQQFFVNVTHVLVGQLRKANQRIWLLNNRLRELELT, encoded by the coding sequence TTGCCTAGTGAAAAAGAGCTCCTTCTGATGGGTTTTTCAGACCAGGACAGAAGGGAATTTCTCGCCATTGGAAGGGAGAAGGAATTCCATCTGAATGAAGTGATAATCCGGGAAAACACGCCGGGTCTCGAGATGTACATAATCGAAGACGGAGAAGTATCGCTGTGGCTGGATGATGCCAACCTCGGGACCCTCAAAGAGGGAGATACCCTCGGTGCTTCCGTAATCGTTCTCCAGCACCCCAGAACAGCAAGGGTTGTGGCGGAAGGCTACGTGAGGGTGAGGGAGTATGAGAGGTCGCAGGTTATGGCGTACTTCAGGCGAAAACCTCCAGTGCTTTTTCAGCAGTTCTTCGTCAACGTCACGCACGTGCTTGTCGGCCAGCTGCGCAAGGCAAATCAGAGAATCTGGCTGCTGAACAATAGACTGAGGGAGCTCGAACTAACCTAG